The sequence CAATGAATCACGAACCTGCTCTCTCACAGCATTTGTCACTGTTTTCAGGCTCACAAACTCTTCCTCCGTCGCAGATTGGAGAACAGCCGGATGGTAATGACCAGTTTCATCAACGATAAAGAACGTACTGCTCAGCCTGGTCTTTTCTTCCCTCAGGCTTTTACCATCCTTCTTCCTCATAACATCAAGTATGATAAGGGCAACGAAGCAGAGAGCAAAGTGACGATATGCGCCCTCAAGCGACCTGCCCTGATAATGAGAGAAACCACAATGCTGTTTCAGGTCCTGAAAGAGTGTCTCAATTATCCATCGGCTTCTATACCGTTGAACGACTGCCGTGGCA is a genomic window of Thermodesulfobacteriota bacterium containing:
- a CDS encoding transposase, yielding ATAVVQRYRSRWIIETLFQDLKQHCGFSHYQGRSLEGAYRHFALCFVALIILDVMRKKDGKSLREEKTRLSSTFFIVDETGHYHPAVLQSATEEEFVSLKTVTNAVREQVRDSLPPDYNILLKLAA